A window of Ignavibacterium sp. contains these coding sequences:
- a CDS encoding site-specific DNA-methyltransferase codes for MNSNQKKNAPYNRTLKLTSEDTRNLSPLLLRINSKSKLCEIENRILNQDLFEAIDYLPEKFVDLLFIDPPYNMNKKFSSVNFRKKSLTDYEAWLESWFRKIIPLLKPDASVYFCSDWQTSIAVFNVLNKYLKVRNRITWEREKGRGSVKNWKNCHEDIWFCTLSDNYYFNADAVKLKRRVLAPYRDENKNPKDWKAETEGNYRLTHPSNIWTDLTIPFWSMPENTEHPTQKPEKLLAKIILASSREGDFVFDPFCGVGTSLVVAKKLNRKFCGIELEKKYALLSLKRLALAEIDKSIQGYADGVFWERNTLREQLINKKSK; via the coding sequence ATGAATTCTAATCAAAAAAAGAATGCACCATATAATCGGACATTAAAATTAACCTCTGAAGATACCAGGAATCTTTCTCCATTATTATTAAGGATAAATTCTAAAAGTAAACTTTGTGAAATCGAAAATAGAATCTTAAATCAGGACTTGTTCGAAGCGATTGATTACTTGCCGGAAAAATTTGTGGATTTATTATTCATCGATCCACCTTACAATATGAATAAGAAATTTTCAAGCGTAAACTTCAGAAAAAAATCATTAACGGATTATGAAGCGTGGTTAGAAAGCTGGTTCCGAAAAATAATTCCCTTACTAAAACCTGATGCATCTGTTTACTTTTGCTCTGACTGGCAAACTTCGATCGCAGTTTTTAATGTGCTCAATAAATATCTTAAAGTAAGAAACAGAATTACCTGGGAAAGAGAAAAGGGCAGAGGTTCAGTCAAAAATTGGAAGAACTGTCACGAAGACATCTGGTTCTGCACCTTATCAGATAATTACTACTTCAATGCTGATGCAGTTAAACTTAAACGCCGTGTCCTTGCACCTTATCGGGATGAAAATAAAAATCCGAAAGATTGGAAAGCAGAAACAGAAGGTAATTATCGTTTAACTCATCCTTCAAACATCTGGACAGATTTAACTATTCCATTCTGGTCAATGCCTGAAAATACTGAGCATCCAACTCAGAAACCTGAAAAGCTTTTAGCCAAGATAATACTCGCTAGTTCGCGGGAAGGCGATTTTGTATTTGATCCATTTTGTGGTGTTGGAACTTCGTTGGTTGTTGCGAAAAAACTGAATCGAAAGTTTTGTGGAATTGAACTCGAGAAAAAATATGCTCTTCTTTCACTCAAGAGATTAGCTCTTGCTGAAATCGATAAATCAATTCAGGGATATGCTGACGGCGTATTTTGGGAAAGAAATACACTTCGTGAGCAACTCATAAATAAAAAATCGAAATAA
- the sixA gene encoding phosphohistidine phosphatase SixA: MNLYLIRHSISEKLIPPKKDFERELTSDGIELIKKASEGWKKIISTFDMILYSPYVRAEQTANVIAEVFSVKEKLIRENNIAAGCSTGSLIDVLSVYQGNNIAVVGHQPDLSNHISNLCSNNHLNLSFPPAAIAKISFDGMLNFGRGRLEFLIPAEAY, from the coding sequence ATGAATTTATACTTAATCCGCCACAGCATTTCAGAAAAATTAATTCCACCAAAGAAAGATTTTGAAAGAGAACTTACTTCGGATGGAATTGAATTGATTAAAAAGGCGTCTGAAGGTTGGAAGAAAATTATTTCGACATTTGATATGATTTTATATTCACCTTATGTGAGAGCCGAGCAAACTGCAAATGTAATTGCGGAAGTTTTCAGTGTAAAAGAAAAACTGATAAGAGAAAATAATATTGCGGCGGGTTGTAGCACCGGCAGTCTGATTGATGTTCTGTCTGTTTACCAAGGAAATAATATTGCTGTTGTTGGTCATCAACCTGATTTATCAAATCATATTTCAAACCTTTGCAGCAATAACCACCTTAATCTAAGTTTTCCACCAGCTGCAATTGCTAAAATTAGTTTTGATGGAATGCTGAATTTCGGAAGAGGAAGATTAGAGTTTTTGATTCCTGCAGAAGCATATTAA